The sequence AGCATGTTTTATTCGCACTTACTGCTCTCAAAGAAGGGGGCTCTGGGAATCGTTTGGGTGGCTGCTCATTGTCACAAAAGGCTAAAGAAGAACGAAGTGAAGCGGACTGATATTTCTTCTTCCGTGGGTCTGTctctatttatatatgtttcttTTATTCCTTGCCTTTCCGCTCTTTTGTGTTTTATTGGAAGTTGACCCGAAAAAAGAGTTTTTTTACGTGTTAAGAATGTTTTACATGCTTCCCTTTTGTTCTGATCGATCGGTTTTAGATTATTATCCTATTTTTGGCATCAAAGAATGGTTCGTTCAGGAAGCTATTGTTAATGAGAATTTGGAACTTTTCTATTTTAAATGTGGATTGTTGAAGAATGGTTCCTTGTACCGGAGTATTGAAGgtgttttaaatatatttaagacATTCATCCGTAAATGGAAAGCTTATTATGATTTTTCCTAATTGGAATGCTTGCCTTTAAAAATCAGATTGCTTCTGCATTTTTATCTGATGAGTACATGCTTGGATTTTGTCAGAGAAAATTCTGCTTGATGAAGTTCCTGTGGTCACACATCGAATCTTGGCCTATCTTCTTCTGGGTGTCGTGAGgatttattcaaagaaagtTGAATATCTATTCCATGATTGTCATGATGTACTGTCAAAACTCCATGAGTTTAAAATTAGCAAACGAGCATGTGACGTTAGTATTAGcgtctcaagaacacataaacGTGCTATTGCCTGGCCCAAAAGATTTGAACTTGACGCCTTTGACCTGGAAGTTTCGGGAGATAAAGAACTAGGAGGGTGAGCTCTATGCGTTCTATTCTATATTCAATCAAATCCTTTATTTTCATTGCACATTTGTTCCTTTGTCTTCTATATAACAATTGACTTGTGCTGCTATGCAGTGGAAATGTGAAATCTCGTGAAGAATTAATGCTTGCAGGTATTGTGTTTCTCTGCTTCTGTTATGTTAGTTTGTGAATTATATTTGGTATGATGTATTCCTTTTTCTGATTTATCAGATGGACGAATCAATGTTGGAAGTTCAGATGGTTTTCGCTGTAAGGTATTCCGATCAATGGTTTCATAATATAGAAAAATGAGTCCTATATTTTTTCAACTTGTTTAAATTGTAGCTTGGAAGAGTTTTACAACTTGTTCTGTTGATCTGTTGCATCAATTACAGGGCAAGACATTATATTCTGAAGCTTATTCCACGGCTAGCACTCCACCAAGAGAGTAAGTATTTTAAATTCAAGTATTTCTTGTCATAATAATCAACAGGACATTGAATGAAGTTATTGAAATCATGTATCTTGTAGTGTGTTGTCTCTTCATGATGCGGACCCTGATTCGTTTGGGAGTCCTTTCCATACTATGAATGACTCTGGAACGAACCTGGATTTGTTTCGTGGAACTCTATTTCCGTTAGAAGATCACCTGGATCCTATGGTGTTGGATGACGCAGAAAAACAACAAATTAATGATTCTGTTACGACTCCATTACATGATGTGATTGATTCAATAGCAAGTTTTGAGAAGCTTCACGAGCTTGGATCGAGCTTCCAATTGGATGAACCACGTGACTTAAATGTGTTGGTTAACGAAGAACATCCAGTTGATGGCATGAACTCTCTGGAAGTAATCAATGCAGAGAGCAAAGAATGTCAAAGAAATTACCCTGTCTCAATTACTGTTGATGTAACTCCAGATTCAAAGCTTCCAggtgataatattttattccactttaaattcatattttgatCTTGGCAAGAGCGGACCCAGGATCTCTGTGAAAGGGAGGTGGAActtgaaattttagaaaaatcacacaaaaaaattgacaaaaaaatcaatttttttgtttgattgtgggTGACTgccaatttttagaaaaataacaaaGTTAGGTCCACCTCTAAGCTTCTGGgtttatattttgtttgtaAAATCAAATGTGTCGCATATAAACTTTGTATGCCGTAAGCTTTTCAGCATGATGTTTAGCTGTGGATGTGATATGGTACATACTGAAATTCTCGTTTGTTTCCATTATTGTGTGCCAAGCCTGTTTAAACATCAAATTCTGATCGATGAGATGCAACTATGTACTGATTTCTAAGATCTCTTACTCAAATTGTTTCACAATTTTGTTTTTAGAAGGAGGTGTCGGCACACCGGAGGTTGGAAATGTCAAAACTCCTGCTCCAAAGGAGCGTGCAAAGATTCTGAAGAAGAGGAAAATGTTGTTTGatgaaaccacagtactggccAATAAGTATGTGATCACAACTGGTGAACTTCCATGTATTCTTTGAGGCTTTAATTAATGCTGAAACCTTGGAATTTCAGCACCCGTTTTGTTTTACATACATCACAACTCATGCCAGGACAGATGTAATTGACGTGATTGGGATTGTTTTCGAGATAGCATTTTGTTTGTTCTGTTTTGATTTGGATTGTACTCTAAAGGCTGGTCATGCTGAATCGTAGGGATGATTAATTTACTACTTCCAAAATTGTAGGGTGTATAAAAGCTGGATATCTGATCCGAGCAATTTAATATGCAAAAGAAGGAAAGTTCCCCATACTATTTTACATGCCTGGAGAACTCGCAAACTTTCCAGCATGTCACAGAGTATCTTGGAGCCTTTGATTCCCCGTGAGTTCACTTTGTCTCTTCTGCTGCAACAATTGGATTTTGCTACTTTTTTTCTTAAACGTCATATCTGCACAGGTATCTCGGTAAATCTTGATTCTTTTGAAAGCAAAAGGAAGATTTACAAAGAACCAGTTGAACTTTTAGAATTGCCATCAATTCAAGACGTCGCCAATTCTCCGGTGATGCTTAGTTCCCGGGAACAAATTCCACTTGCTCTTACGGCACCTGTTATTCATTTGACACCATTGATATCAAACGAGACTGAAGCAGTTGCTGATTCAGACATCTTGGAACCCAAATTCTCACTCGAAATCTTGGAGAATAGGCCAGATTCAAGTGGAGGAAAGGAATTGGAAATGCTGTTGAGGGATGAGGTATAAAATTGTTTCAGTATTTCAGGTCTGCATACAATGATTTCTACTTATGTCGCAATTTAATTTTAGGTTTATTTGATACCCTTTTCTGTGTTTACTTGACTTAATAAAACTTTTACAgctatcatatttttatcagGAGGCAGGTTCATCCGGAGAAGATAGCGGGGAAAAAAGTAAGCAAACAAGAGTTTATTCACTTGATGTCGTTGCTAGTGGAGTTTATATTTTTCCCTTGTGTCAAAAGCCTTTTTTCTTAGGCGTCTTACTGATTTTATATTCTGATTTCAGATAAATATGCTGCAAGAACGAGGTAAGATGGACAGCTTTTCTGTTTTTCAAAAGATATGTAAATTATGTTAGAATCAAATTTGATGGATCTCTTTTCCTGTGCAGAATGACCGGAAGATATCTGTATAAGAACTTCCTATACAAAAAGAGACAGAAACATGATGAAGTCGTGGATTTATCAGAGATACTGAGtcaaaaaaccaagaaaaaaagTGCAAGGCTATTCTACGAAATACTGGTATTATCCTTAGTTTCTCATTTAAGTCTTAATCCTGCCATGGTCCTTATCTTGTAGTGAGTTTGTGATTGTCTTCTTATATTTGTCGGTATTTCAATCAATTTGAGATTATTGAAGTTTCAAACCAAGGAGATGGAGTAATTGATTTACTCCATGCAGAAAATAAGAGCTCTACTATCTTCTACTGTCTGGTTCTGcagtaaattaagaaaataagagCTCTTCTATCTTCTACTGTTTTAAGTTCGGACCCGTGCTGGGTTGGCAGGTATTGAAAATGGAGAACTGCATAGATGTGAGACAGGACACCCCCTATGGCGATATTCTACTCCTTGAGAGCCCCAAGCTGAAGCAGATTTATGAATCTTGAAGAGAGTTAACCTTTCGGTAAATGACTTGTGACAGTTCATTCACTTGTGGTTCTaggatatttattttgttaatggATGTGAATAGAATTTACGAGACCTCcgccttttcttttcttttttactttttttaaccAAATAGTCTCGGTGTTTCAGTCAAGAAACATTAGTTTACAGCTCTGGTCCTCGGTCCTCAAGAGTCGAACAGGACCTTAGCCACTTGGGAGGCAGAATAAAAATAAGCAAAACATAAAGATATGAAATTATATTTGTGTATAATATCAGAGATttataaatttacaaaatttacaGAACTACAAGATGGCACTTTTACAATCTCTATAAACCGGGGAACCGTGCGACAAATCGTAAAGAATTTGATCCCATAACGTGGAATTGAAGAGCTATATTATACGTCTGACTTGTGCACGTAGCAATCTTTCCAACTATATATCTCCACAATCGTGACATTACCAAAGAAGAACCTCAGTAAGGcagcaaaatcaagaaaactgTGAAAGCCTCGGAATTCTTGCTATGGCCATCAGCGACAAGAAATTAAGAGATGCTTGAAGCAACTACCAGAGACAAGTTTTTCTTAAAAACCATTCTAAAGTGTTCCAACTCCTTGTCCATCAAAGCATTGGCACCTCCCTCCAAAGGAGATACGGTTTCAAAAGATTGATTTCTTTCCTCATTCTCGCCCACTACCAATTTGAAACCTTCTGGCTcacatttaaatttcattattcgaTTGCTTAAACATTGGAGAGACTGCTGCACTGCAACAGATATCCGCAAAATTGTACAGAGGATTACAAATTTTTTCTTTGCCTCTTTACTAGATCCCTCGAGATCGTCACTTTTCGGGAATTTCTTTCTGTGATATCTAACTAGCAGACCAATTTTCTTGATCTCTTCCTCAGAATAACCATAGAGCTGATCTCCATTCACTATAATTCGATAAGAATGTTTATGGTAACCCTTCTTGCCAGCATGTAATCCAATATTGTGGAGCAAACTAGCAGATTCAAGGTACTCGAGATCTTTGTCATCCAATGCCACTGAAAAGTCAGAATCAAGAGGCTCATTCAATTTCCTCAAACCTTCAAATATCTCCCTCGAAATGCAAGCACACACATTAGCTGCCTGAATCCTTTTCTTATTGTTGAACCTCGAAGAAAGCTTAGCAACTGATCTCCATCTGGCATTAGCATTCAAATCAAAACCATGTAAAACTTGTCCCAACATCTCTGTAATCACACCTTCGCCTAGCGCATACCCTGATACCTCCATTTCATCAATCCCAACCATTTCAAAAATCTCATCCAATAAAATTGCTCCCGCCGATATAAATGCTTCCCGATCCTTGAAGAAACCTATCCTCTTCACTTTCCCCTCCATTTCCTTTTCTTCTTCACACAAACTCTCCACCAAAGATTTCAACTCCTCTTTATTAAACTTCCACTCCCTTTTAACAAAGTCCTCGATCAAGCCAACATTTTCCCCAACCGTGCGCGTATACCCTTTAAAAACAGCCTTCTCGATCGCTTTAATTGTACCGGAAGCACCAATCACCATATCtattttgaaattcttgattttCTCGATCAAGCCACAGCTTTGCACCTCGGTCTGAATGTGTTTTCTCATTGAGATTATATCAGTGAACTCTTGAGTCAAAGTTACATGTCCTAATCTTAATGATTTGGAAAATAGAATATTACCCTGGAGCCCTACTGCAAATTCAGTCGAGCCACCGCCGATATCAATAATTAAAACCGTAGAGGTGAAAACGGGAAAGAACTGGAGGATACCGAGATAAATGAGGCGAGCCTCTTGGATTCCGGAGATAATTTCAACATCCAAGTTTAGGGTTCCGCGAACACTGGAAATAAACTGGGATTTATTCGACGCTTCGCGCACGGCAGAAGTAGCTACGAGGCGAAGATTGGAGGGAGGGAGCTGGTAAGAGTTAAGGAACTTTTGGAATCTGTGGAGAGCGGATAGTGATCGCTCGATGGAGGCGGCGGAGATGGTGGCGGGAGCGGAGGTGGATGTTGTATCAAGTCCAAGGACGACGGGCTCTTTGAGGTGGTCGTGGGCTAGGAAAAGGCCGGAGGAGGGTTCGGCACGGACGATGGTTAATTTGAAGGAGTTGGTACCAATATCCACGGCGGCAAAGAGGTTATTTCGGACCGCAGCGCTAGTGGCGATGGCTGGTGGCGGTGAGATTGAGGCTAACattttttcttccatataaTTACGTTATAATCTTTTATCCACATATTTCAaccatcatcattattattattttgaatacatatattgtgagacgatttcacgaatctttatatatgAAACGGGTCAGACTTAacgatatttataataaaaagtaatactttttcatgaactATCCAAATAAAAAgatctgtcttacaaaataagactcatgagatcgtttcacccaaatttttgttttttttagtattaaataatttattttaatacaaaaattCCCGAGGAGTCTTCCCGGATGAAAATCGACGTCTGGTTCTGAAAGAATATTCCGGGCTCCACAAGGCACgctttattttttaacataaaaaaggataaaatcatattttataaaaaatttaatatatatttacatatcaTTAATCATATCCCAAGGATCgctatttcttttaaaaatatatgcattcaATCTATCAAATAGTTCAATTTATGGATGTTAATAACTGATAAGTATAGCTttgcattaaaaattttaaaataatttttaattttaatttgtatatACGCTCATGAGTTTTTTAGTTTGTAAATGTGATCCAAACTATAGTTTAGCTTTtaaatacttttcaaatttgttTATATCTAAATTCGTGGGTTTTCATAATCAAACCTCATTGAATCAATTTATTGTTAATCTTTCTAAAAAAAATGGAGCATAAAATTCAGGAAGAAATTAGTTTATTaggttcaaaaaaattatattattctagcaatattttataaattcctaTTACTcacatattaaatatatattagaacataaacttaaatatatattagaacATAAACTTTTGTAAAACAGtctcataaattaattttttaatttaatatctcttatttgaatattttatacaaaaaatattatttattattataaatatgagcatTAAGATATTATCGATCTTCAAACAATAAAAGGAGCGAGTATCTAAGCTGATTAAAAACCAATTAATTTGTTTCCATTCAGTATTCCGAAAGGAAAACACCAATCTTATGGCAAATAAGACACAAATTAGAACAACAGAATTAGAAGTCCAAAACAATCTCAAATTGCTAAATTAATACTGTTCAACAAATGCTAACACCgggaaaaaaaacagaaaaggaAAGTCCCTCAGAAACTCAATTATTCCGAAACATAACTCCGCTGTATCTGATCAAAATGGAGAGATGTAGAAAATCAATGTAAAACTCCTCCTTCCTTCAAACAGGATCAAGCAGACTTTGCCATGTGCCGAACCAAGTCAATCACACGGTTGCTGTGACAGTACATTACATCAGTATTGCATCCAACATATAGATAGGCGTACGTTCGAATAAAcatgaaaaaaagaaagaaaaaagaccATCTTTTCTTCATGATATAGCATACCTGTAACCCCATTCGTTGTCATACCAAGAAACGACTTTCACAAAGTTTCCGTTGAGGGCGATTCCGGCCTTGGCATCAAATATGCTCGACCTATATTACAAATCCAATTCATAACATATGTGGCGGCGTCAAATAACAAATAGAGGGGGTGAAAAGATTAAAGACtttcagaaaattatgcacCTACTTGGGGAAATAACTAAGGGAAAGGgtgagtaaataatataattaattttacaagAGAAGAACCAAAGACAACGACCAAGTTTCTAGGAATTCGAGATCTAGTAGGCTTAACTTCGAACAACGTGGCTCAAAGCtaaaaagaaactaataaatCATTAGCAAAACAACCCGAGTCCTTACCTGCAATCACCAACAAAGTCAGTAGACACCACATCATCTTCTGTGTATCCAAGGATACCCTTCAACTTTCCCTCAGACTCCGCCCTATAAAACAGTTAAATATCAgtgtatattatatattagaTGCTAAATAAATGGAATGAAGCcttctttaaaaatcatgagGAATTTGGTATCAcaagattgaagaattattaCTTGATAGCAGCTTTAATTTCATCATAGGAGGCTGCTTTTTCGAGCCTTGCAGTTAGGTCAACCACTGAAACATCAACAGTCGGAACACGGAAAGCCATCCCGGTAAGCTTCCCATTCAGGGCAGGAAGCACTTTCCCAACGGCCTGTgcacataaattaaataaagaatataACATAATGTAATACCCACCAATAAGTATTAAGGAACATTAGACCAGTTGGAAAAAGATTTTCATCGCATTCAAGCATTCATACAGGTGCGAGTGCATGCAACTGCTGGCACATGTAGCTTTTCAGTTTTGCAACAAACAGTATTTGCTAATATTTATAGGGCCAAATATGGAATCCTGAACATTCGAGTTAGAAGATGATCCCATCGATTAAATTATGTAAATAGAAATTCATGGTACGTACCTTTGCAGCTCCAGTACTACTAGGAATAATGTTGAATGAAGCAGCTCTTCCACCTCTCCAGTCCTTCATTGACGGACCATCAACTGTCTTCTGTGTTGCTGAAGACCATAGGACAGATTGTCAAGGACCATTCCAATCCATGTAAAAAGGTCAAGTTCAAGCCATAAGGAAGTAAAAACTCCTCATGTAGCATACAGTATCATATTTCCTGATGGAtccaaaatatgtttattttcatCTAAAGATATATGCTGAACACGGGATGTTACTTTCCGATGTAGCACAGACTAAGCCATGTTAAAACCGAGAAAACTTTAGAAATAGATATGCTTACCCGTAATTGAGTGGACAGTTGTCATCAGCCCCTCAACAATGCCAAACTTATCATTAAGAACCTGTGGCATAGAAATCACGATACATTTGAATATATGAAAGTTATTACTGCATAATTTTAGCTGGAAAAATTAGGTTAAAAATAGACCTTAGCTAGTGGGGCTAGACAGTTGGTAGTGCAGCTAGCATTAGATACAATGTCAATATCTGGTTTGTAATCTTTCTCATTGACACCCACAACGAACATGGGAGCATCCTTACTTGGGGCAGAAATTACCACTTTCTTGGCACCTCCCTGAGAATCAGATAGGAGACCAAAAACACATCACAAAATAGTCTACACTGTAAGTACTCTATGACCCGAAATGAAGATGAAACATGGCATGCTAGTTCAATAAATCAAAACGGTGGGAAATTAGACTGCCTTGGACTATGGTAGCTAGAAAATAATGATTGTGTTACAAGACAAACCTTCAAATGAGCAGCAGCCTTGTCCTTGTCAGTGAAAACACCTGTAGACTCCACAACATATTCGGCTCCAGCTTCACCCCAGGGGATTTCCTCTGGGTTTCTAttcgcaaaaaaaaaattacatagtATAAAGGATGATAAAAATGATACCAACAACTAAAAAGTAATATAAGTACCTCGCACCAAAAACAGTCACTGGCTTGTCACCAAAGAGAAGGGTCTTTGAATCCTTGACGGTGAGTTCATGCTTTTTCCATTGACCATGAACACTGTCGTATTTGAACATATATGTCTATACTCCCAAAAAACCAGTGGTGGTCAGATAGCACATACAAACaacatttggaaaaaaaaaaacttcaatcATACTTTTCCCTCAACAAGAACGATTCATAATCCAAATAAAACTCTATATAAGAATCATTCATATTTGACCGTACTCtacaaacatttatttattgtttttcaatAGCTTTTAAATATTGTACAGAAAGGGGTAAACAGAACACCAAATAACCATTTCAACCAAACATATCAACTATGATACTTCAAATGATATCAGAGATCTAGCTGTCATATAAATCATTGAATCACATAAATGTCATATCCACGTATACCACCACAGATCCCACCATTTTACGACCTCGATCACGAGCGTAATGCCATAAGAGAGAGAAAacggaattttaaaaaaaaaagaaaaaggaggagGATACCATGTAATCGGTGGTAATAAATGGATCATTAACAGCGACAAGCTCAACGTCATCACTCTGCAGTGCAACTCTAGCCACCAGTCGTCCAATCCTTCCAAATCCTGAAAATAAACACCAGATCACATGGTATTCAAAAAATGTTATCTTAAAACGTAAAAATGAAGTAAGATTTCCTCCTACAAATCTAACAAAAAAAACAGCATATTAACATTACCATTGATTCCAATCTTGATTTTGGCCATGATGAATACGAGATCTAGTGAACAAAAACGAAAAACTAGATTTTTTTTAGGAGTGGAGAGTGTATAAGAGTAAAGCGGCGTTGGAGATGGAAAATGTAGAATGGGCTTTGATAGTGTATATATTTATAGTTTGGAGGAGGAATAAGGGCAACGGAGATCGTTAAGATCTAGAAGCGTGAGGCGGAATTATCGGTGCTGAAATTTGGTGGTTCCATCCCCCAATGCCAAAACGACAACCTCGGAGTGCATGGGGGGAACTGGTGCCACGTGGACAGTGCAGTTTATTCATTTNTTAATGATagttttataattgattaaaaaaatataaataaaaatgtacGCTAAATCTtcgtttattattattattattttaaaatttacttaaTCAGAAgttatattttcttaatttcatctctaaataaaattaaattataatgaaATTGTTTTAGATCGATTGCTaaagatttcaaaaaatatattttcatcgtTCTTCAATTATCATGATTCGTGAATGTCGTTTACAATGCGTATACAGCCAAAATAGATTATTCTTAATGTGAGAGATTTCATTTCTATTATTATTGGATTAAGTTTCAACCCAATAGAGAGAATCTTGATAGGTTTGGGACAACGATAATTCTCATAATTGTATATTAAATTTGAGACAACTTTTATAATTGTCAATTCACCTTTCTTTTCGTATTTGTCAAATTACCCATTTTTGATAACACACATGCAATATTACCCAttcttttacaaatttattataaatgtaCCTATGTTCCATACAATGTTCTACGAACTAATTATAAAAATCGatgaaatacatttttttttaaaaaaatcaactttATAAACACGCAACACatgaaaaaacttttaaaaaaaactttaaaagtcAATTACATTAACACTCGTAAGAATATAAATTTCATCATCCAACAATAACATATGATGTTGTCTGGGTCGAGGGGACCCAATCtcatccattttttttaatctctaCTTGCTAACATAAAATAgatatttatttctttcgatAAATGAAAATATGGTATGACATGTGATTTCTAAAGGAAAAAGTTTGACCTGATGGGATGAACTCAAGTCAGAGGATATGCACACACTCAAGTCAGTATGAGGAACTAAGTAAAGAGAGAATTTATTGAATGTAGTAAATGCAATATCTCATGTTCCAAACGAATGATCGAACATGTGTATTAATAGGAGAGAAGATGATTTCGATTGCAGTACATGTACATTGTTCTTGGTTAGACATCTATTAATATGCTGCCTTCTGTAGGCGTGACGTCCCATATTGTTTCTGGTATTGTCATGCTAATGATTATGTGACCCATACTTATGGGCCTCACTTTCATCTTTTCATGGTCGGTCTGAGCAGGAAAGAACCGACCTAGACGGGTTCATGTCGGTGACTGGGTAAGGTAAGCCCGGGTCGTATGGCTTGGAAACATGGAGGGAAACAAACCCATCGATTACCCGTGGAGAGGCTCTACGATCACTTAATTTAATCTTTTCGGATACCCTGCTTTGTCTGCTCATGAAAGACTCCAAAGTGCTGCAAGTGCCCGAGATTCTAATGGCTTCCCTACCTGGACATACACCTTTTCCACCTGGGTAGTATCATTCAACCATGTATTGCATGACCAAGAATATGAGCTTGGGCTTGCATGAGTTCATAGTGGTCTGATATGATTTTCAAGTTGTTGCATACCAGGTGTTGTATTTCATAAAAATTGGGGGCGGTTTCGGTGCGAGCCGTGAGAGCGGTACCAACCCAATCCCGGGGAACAGTGAGAAGCTTCATAGGGTCTTTCTGTCCAGGTGCAGGTAGTCCGACAATTCTAGTTACACTATGTGGATCGTTTATTCGGCTTCCGGTCTTCCTCAGTATCCATCTATAAAGATGGTAAGAGCCCAATAGTTAAGAATAACAAGTTTTTCATTACATAAAATAGAATAACCGCTTTCCAGATTGGGTAAAAGTACAAAACGAGAAATAgataaagattatttttattttatctatttcacttaattaattttatatttatacttAAAAAATAGTAtctaaaaatgaaatagtatggaaatgcattattattttgaattaacgAATTCAGAATAAAGGGGCCCGGGCAACAAAGATAAGATCCCGCTTCAGGTATTATTTCCTGACGTTCCGTATATGAGCCTCTTCTTGACTTCCCGAGACCAACTCTGCATTGATCTTGTTTTGATCATCTCTTCTTGTTCAAGTAGAAGTATAATCGGGCCTTTCCAAGTCATCAGCAGGTAAATTCATGAATTTAACCTGACAAATATGAGCAATTTCGTCATAAGAAAATTTTTCTATTAATCTCGATTAAAAGACAACAAACAATTTATAGCtacaaaagtttaaaataaatcaGATATTAAAGCAATTTGCATGTATATAACCATGGGAAGATAacagataaagcaaattttaattaattggtgtcatcgtttttatataaattataaaaaattgacTTCTGttgtttttaacaaaaaattaaaaagaaaaattataacGGGAAAGAAATGAATAACTCTATTTATGCTACATCAGGTGAAACTTTATATAAGAAAAActcaaacaaaaatatttagaaatCCATGAGAAGATCGATCgatatttttgtgttaaaaaatAGCGAACACATGATGTGATGTAAGCATGGATTGAACCATCCATCCATCCAGGGGCGAAGGTACAGCCCTTTGTACCTGGGCTTTAGCTCGAGTGatccaaatttttttcaaaaaatttatatgtaaatttttgtataattttggataaatttgatattagctcgggtagatcaatttaaaatattaaaggacgttagagtttaaaattataGCCTGGATAGCGTCAGATTCCTGACTCCGTCACTGCATCCATCCAAATATTTGATGTaaccatgatatttaatttatttaacacGTAACTAGCTAGCTTGTATATTAGT comes from Primulina huaijiensis isolate GDHJ02 chromosome 2, ASM1229523v2, whole genome shotgun sequence and encodes:
- the LOC140960350 gene encoding sister chromatid cohesion 1 protein 2-like; this translates as MLADGRINVGSSDGFRCKGKTLYSEAYSTASTPPRDVLSLHDADPDSFGSPFHTMNDSGTNLDLFRGTLFPLEDHLDPMVLDDAEKQQINDSVTTPLHDVIDSIASFEKLHELGSSFQLDEPRDLNVLVNEEHPVDGMNSLEVINAESKECQRNYPVSITVDVTPDSKLPEGGVGTPEVGNVKTPAPKERAKILKKRKMLFDETTVLANKVYKSWISDPSNLICKRRKVPHTILHAWRTRKLSSMSQSILEPLIPRISVNLDSFESKRKIYKEPVELLELPSIQDVANSPVMLSSREQIPLALTAPVIHLTPLISNETEAVADSDILEPKFSLEILENRPDSSGGKELEMLLRDEEAGSSGEDSGEKNKYAARTRMTGRYLYKNFLYKKRQKHDEVVDLSEILSQKTKKKSARLFYEILVLKMENCIDVRQDTPYGDILLLESPKLKQIYES
- the LOC140970763 gene encoding uncharacterized protein; this encodes MEEKMLASISPPPAIATSAAVRNNLFAAVDIGTNSFKLTIVRAEPSSGLFLAHDHLKEPVVLGLDTTSTSAPATISAASIERSLSALHRFQKFLNSYQLPPSNLRLVATSAVREASNKSQFISSVRGTLNLDVEIISGIQEARLIYLGILQFFPVFTSTVLIIDIGGGSTEFAVGLQGNILFSKSLRLGHVTLTQEFTDIISMRKHIQTEVQSCGLIEKIKNFKIDMVIGASGTIKAIEKAVFKGYTRTVGENVGLIEDFVKREWKFNKEELKSLVESLCEEEKEMEGKVKRIGFFKDREAFISAGAILLDEIFEMVGIDEMEVSGYALGEGVITEMLGQVLHGFDLNANARWRSVAKLSSRFNNKKRIQAANVCACISREIFEGLRKLNEPLDSDFSVALDDKDLEYLESASLLHNIGLHAGKKGYHKHSYRIIVNGDQLYGYSEEEIKKIGLLVRYHRKKFPKSDDLEGSSKEAKKKFVILCTILRISVAVQQSLQCLSNRIMKFKCEPEGFKLVVGENEERNQSFETVSPLEGGANALMDKELEHFRMVFKKNLSLVVASSIS
- the LOC140970766 gene encoding glyceraldehyde-3-phosphate dehydrogenase, cytosolic; amino-acid sequence: MAKIKIGINGFGRIGRLVARVALQSDDVELVAVNDPFITTDYMTYMFKYDSVHGQWKKHELTVKDSKTLLFGDKPVTVFGARNPEEIPWGEAGAEYVVESTGVFTDKDKAAAHLKGGAKKVVISAPSKDAPMFVVGVNEKDYKPDIDIVSNASCTTNCLAPLAKVLNDKFGIVEGLMTTVHSITATQKTVDGPSMKDWRGGRAASFNIIPSSTGAAKAVGKVLPALNGKLTGMAFRVPTVDVSVVDLTARLEKAASYDEIKAAIKAESEGKLKGILGYTEDDVVSTDFVGDCRSSIFDAKAGIALNGNFVKVVSWYDNEWGYSNRVIDLVRHMAKSA